A window of Puntigrus tetrazona isolate hp1 chromosome 11, ASM1883169v1, whole genome shotgun sequence contains these coding sequences:
- the fezf2 gene encoding fez family zinc finger protein 2 isoform X1, with translation MGPSQLYKYRRGRGGWSMLTPSWVEMASSLPLETVMSCPRLDDRSGATAAPKSLAFSIDRIMSKTSEPKAAAAEEECRGGLEGSEGKRTLGLCTPIPCMIPIQPFSYDLQAKALMNYSEFWKVNFRGALCTSAAMCKSNCGVCGKADAGIKHSVLPGSRVIKPQVIHQALAMPTSGSLCYFNYLDSAYHQSELLSGHLFSSAIANSQAQAISAHQKLLLLENAKLACVSPEKFPTPQYPHKEHLPGQLDQIVRENHSLTEKNGVKAHSKTNNCSADGKPKNFTCEVCGKVFNAHYNLTRHMPVHTGARPFVCKVCGKGFRQASTLCRHKIIHTQEKPHKCNQCGKAFNRSSTLNTHIRIHAGYKPFVCEFCGKGFHQKGNYKNHKLTHSGEKQYKCSICSKAFHQIYNLTFHMHTHNDKKPFTCGTCGKGFCRNFDLKKHIRKLHDNASCLSAGNDSSRGHQN, from the exons ATGGGACCTTCTCAATTGTACAAATA CAGGAGAGGACGGGGCGGCTGGTCGATGCTCACACCAAGTTGGGTGGAAATGGCGAGCTCTCTCCCTCTGGAAACAGTGATGTCCTGCCCGAGACTAGACGACAGGAGCGGGGCCACGGCGGCGCCCAAGTCCCTGGCCTTTTCCATCGACAGAATCATGTCCAAGACGTCGGAACCAAAAGCCGCCGCCGCCGAGGAGGAGTGCCGGGGAGGACTCGAGGGATCCGAGGGGAAGAGGACGCTCGGCTTGTGCACCCCGATTCCCTGCATGATCCCGATTCAGCCGTTCAGCTACGACCTGCAGGCCAAGGCTTTAATGAACTATTCCGAGTTTTGGAAAGTTAATTTCAGGGGAGCGCTATGCACTTCGGCGGCCATGTGCAAATCCAACTGCGGCGTCTGCGGCAAAGCGGACGCGGGAATCAAGCACTCGGTGTTGCCGGGAAGCAGGGTCATCAAGCCGCAGGTGATACACCAAGCGCTGGCCATGCCCACTAGCGGATCGTTGtgttatttcaattatttgGACTCGGCTTACCATCAGTCCGAGCTGCTGAGCGGACACTTATTTTCCTCAGCAATCGCGAACTCTCAAGCGCAAGCCATAAGCGCGCACCAGAAGCTCCTCTTGCTGGAGAACGCCAAACTCGCGTGCGTTTCGCCCGAGAAATTCCCCACGCCGCAGTACCCGCATAAAGAGCATCTCCCCGGGCAGCTGGACCAGATAGTGCGGGAGAACCACAGCCTGACCGAGAAGAACGGAGTGAAAGCGCACAGCAAAACGAATAACTGCTCCGCTGACGGCAAACCCAAGAACTTCACGTGTGAAGTTTGCGGAAAG gtCTTCAACGCGCACTATAACCTGACCCGTCACATGCCGGTACACACAGGCGCGAGGCCGTTCGTGTGTAAAGTATGCGGGAAAGGTTTCCGACAGGCCAGCACGTTATGTAGACATAAAATTATTCACACGCAG GAGAAACCTCATAAATGTAACCAGTGCGGGAAAGCTTTCAACAGAAGCTCgactttaaacacacacatccgAATTCACGCGGGCTACAAACCGTTCGTCTGCGAATTTTGCGGAAAGGGTTTTCATCAAAAAG ggaatTACAAGAATCACAAGCTGACCCACAGCGGCGAGAAACAGTACAAGTGTTCAATATGTAGCAAAGCCTTCCATCAGATCTATAACCTCACGTttcacatgcacacgcacaacGACAAGAAGCCCTTCACCTGCGGGACCTGCGGGAAAGGCTTCTGCAGGAATTTTGACTTGAAAAAGCACATAAGGAAACTGCACGACAACGCCAGTTGTTTATCCGCCGGAAACGATTCTTCCAGAGGACACCAAAACTGA
- the fezf2 gene encoding fez family zinc finger protein 2 isoform X2 codes for MLTPSWVEMASSLPLETVMSCPRLDDRSGATAAPKSLAFSIDRIMSKTSEPKAAAAEEECRGGLEGSEGKRTLGLCTPIPCMIPIQPFSYDLQAKALMNYSEFWKVNFRGALCTSAAMCKSNCGVCGKADAGIKHSVLPGSRVIKPQVIHQALAMPTSGSLCYFNYLDSAYHQSELLSGHLFSSAIANSQAQAISAHQKLLLLENAKLACVSPEKFPTPQYPHKEHLPGQLDQIVRENHSLTEKNGVKAHSKTNNCSADGKPKNFTCEVCGKVFNAHYNLTRHMPVHTGARPFVCKVCGKGFRQASTLCRHKIIHTQEKPHKCNQCGKAFNRSSTLNTHIRIHAGYKPFVCEFCGKGFHQKGNYKNHKLTHSGEKQYKCSICSKAFHQIYNLTFHMHTHNDKKPFTCGTCGKGFCRNFDLKKHIRKLHDNASCLSAGNDSSRGHQN; via the exons ATGCTCACACCAAGTTGGGTGGAAATGGCGAGCTCTCTCCCTCTGGAAACAGTGATGTCCTGCCCGAGACTAGACGACAGGAGCGGGGCCACGGCGGCGCCCAAGTCCCTGGCCTTTTCCATCGACAGAATCATGTCCAAGACGTCGGAACCAAAAGCCGCCGCCGCCGAGGAGGAGTGCCGGGGAGGACTCGAGGGATCCGAGGGGAAGAGGACGCTCGGCTTGTGCACCCCGATTCCCTGCATGATCCCGATTCAGCCGTTCAGCTACGACCTGCAGGCCAAGGCTTTAATGAACTATTCCGAGTTTTGGAAAGTTAATTTCAGGGGAGCGCTATGCACTTCGGCGGCCATGTGCAAATCCAACTGCGGCGTCTGCGGCAAAGCGGACGCGGGAATCAAGCACTCGGTGTTGCCGGGAAGCAGGGTCATCAAGCCGCAGGTGATACACCAAGCGCTGGCCATGCCCACTAGCGGATCGTTGtgttatttcaattatttgGACTCGGCTTACCATCAGTCCGAGCTGCTGAGCGGACACTTATTTTCCTCAGCAATCGCGAACTCTCAAGCGCAAGCCATAAGCGCGCACCAGAAGCTCCTCTTGCTGGAGAACGCCAAACTCGCGTGCGTTTCGCCCGAGAAATTCCCCACGCCGCAGTACCCGCATAAAGAGCATCTCCCCGGGCAGCTGGACCAGATAGTGCGGGAGAACCACAGCCTGACCGAGAAGAACGGAGTGAAAGCGCACAGCAAAACGAATAACTGCTCCGCTGACGGCAAACCCAAGAACTTCACGTGTGAAGTTTGCGGAAAG gtCTTCAACGCGCACTATAACCTGACCCGTCACATGCCGGTACACACAGGCGCGAGGCCGTTCGTGTGTAAAGTATGCGGGAAAGGTTTCCGACAGGCCAGCACGTTATGTAGACATAAAATTATTCACACGCAG GAGAAACCTCATAAATGTAACCAGTGCGGGAAAGCTTTCAACAGAAGCTCgactttaaacacacacatccgAATTCACGCGGGCTACAAACCGTTCGTCTGCGAATTTTGCGGAAAGGGTTTTCATCAAAAAG ggaatTACAAGAATCACAAGCTGACCCACAGCGGCGAGAAACAGTACAAGTGTTCAATATGTAGCAAAGCCTTCCATCAGATCTATAACCTCACGTttcacatgcacacgcacaacGACAAGAAGCCCTTCACCTGCGGGACCTGCGGGAAAGGCTTCTGCAGGAATTTTGACTTGAAAAAGCACATAAGGAAACTGCACGACAACGCCAGTTGTTTATCCGCCGGAAACGATTCTTCCAGAGGACACCAAAACTGA